Proteins encoded together in one bacterium window:
- a CDS encoding MFS transporter, which translates to MEDEKNAPQEVDNHSSWRITLTVMFIAQFLSGMGFSFIFPFLPFYFRHLGVKTESGAMMWIGWSSLVFGITMAVSAPIWGVFADRYGRKIMVLRSMFAGSIILGLMGVATNPWHLMFLRFFQGMTTGTVSASITLVSSVTPSANLGFSLGLMQTAVLLGSSAGPLMGGVLADNLGFRIPCGLAAIMLFIGAIVVIFWAIERFVPPRNNKIEGFKTMVGILKTPGFLVIMAIFFLVYMLNTMFIPILPFYIEKLSGDPSKSATLTGIFVGAFGLLSGISAPLFGKLGDRIGHIKILITSLVLAGLFSIPQAMAHSVWVLFIERCLMGLAAGGIIPSVNTLVSNSISRDKVGSAFGLTASVTCLGIGAGPLIGSTLASLFGLRLPFVIMGILALLISLSVYKMAHHHTHGIAPAQNNN; encoded by the coding sequence ATGGAAGATGAAAAAAACGCTCCGCAAGAAGTTGATAATCACTCCTCATGGCGGATCACACTGACAGTAATGTTCATAGCCCAGTTTTTATCAGGAATGGGCTTTTCTTTTATATTCCCCTTTTTACCGTTTTACTTTCGGCACCTCGGCGTTAAAACCGAATCAGGCGCGATGATGTGGATAGGCTGGTCATCCCTTGTTTTCGGGATTACCATGGCTGTCTCGGCACCGATCTGGGGAGTTTTTGCCGATCGGTACGGCCGTAAAATCATGGTGCTTCGCTCCATGTTTGCAGGGTCGATAATCCTCGGTCTGATGGGAGTTGCAACTAACCCGTGGCATCTCATGTTCCTCAGGTTTTTCCAGGGAATGACTACCGGTACGGTTTCGGCGTCCATTACGCTTGTATCGAGCGTCACACCATCGGCAAACCTCGGATTCAGCCTGGGCCTCATGCAGACAGCTGTACTGCTCGGAAGCTCGGCCGGACCGCTCATGGGCGGCGTTCTTGCCGATAATTTAGGTTTCAGAATTCCCTGTGGTCTTGCCGCTATCATGCTTTTTATCGGCGCTATCGTTGTCATTTTCTGGGCAATCGAACGGTTTGTTCCTCCTCGAAACAATAAAATCGAGGGATTTAAAACCATGGTCGGCATTCTCAAAACCCCCGGTTTTCTTGTCATTATGGCAATCTTTTTTTTAGTGTACATGCTTAACACCATGTTTATACCCATACTGCCATTTTATATCGAGAAACTGTCGGGCGATCCGTCGAAATCGGCAACGCTCACGGGCATATTTGTCGGCGCTTTCGGTCTTCTTTCCGGTATTTCCGCCCCTCTTTTCGGAAAACTCGGCGACCGTATCGGTCACATCAAAATACTGATTACATCACTTGTACTTGCAGGCCTGTTTTCTATTCCGCAGGCAATGGCTCACAGCGTCTGGGTTCTTTTCATCGAACGGTGCCTCATGGGACTCGCAGCCGGGGGAATCATCCCATCGGTCAATACTCTTGTATCGAATTCAATCTCCCGCGATAAAGTCGGCAGCGCTTTCGGTCTTACCGCGAGCGTCACCTGCCTCGGTATCGGTGCGGGGCCCCTTATCGGCAGCACTTTGGCGTCACTATTCGGTTTGCGTCTGCCGTTCGTCATCATGGGTATCCTTGCACTTTTAATCAGCCTGAGCGTATATAAAATGGCACATCACCATACACACGGAATTGCTCCCGCTCAAAACAACAATTGA
- a CDS encoding metalloregulator ArsR/SmtB family transcription factor produces the protein MNLQTVDPKKIDFAAEIFKGFGNPIRIRIIDALRTKSLRVMELSEMLGFPQPIISQQLKILKSAGIVQKVREEGNFCYRLTNNHFSDMIKCMRGCLGL, from the coding sequence ATGAATCTACAGACCGTTGATCCCAAAAAAATCGATTTTGCTGCTGAAATCTTCAAAGGTTTCGGCAATCCCATCCGTATCCGAATTATCGATGCCCTCCGAACGAAAAGTCTTCGGGTCATGGAATTGTCGGAAATGCTCGGATTTCCTCAGCCTATTATCAGTCAGCAGCTTAAAATTCTAAAAAGCGCAGGAATTGTCCAGAAGGTCAGGGAAGAAGGTAATTTCTGTTACAGGCTCACCAACAACCACTTTTCCGATATGATCAAATGCATGAGGGGTTGTCTCGGACTGTAA
- the uvrA gene encoding excinuclease ABC subunit UvrA — MNTKDSIFVKGAREHNLKNIDVTIPRNTLTVITGLSGSGKSSLAFDTIYAEGQRRYVESLSAYARQFLGLMEKPDVEYIDGLSPAISIEQSKGSHNPRSTVGTVTEIYDYLRLMFARLGVPHCPNCGREISQQTPQQIVDEVMSLPEDTRIQILAPLVRGRKGEYRDVFKRAQADGYIRARVDGEIRSLEEEIILDKNIKHTIEVVIDRLMVSNKIRTRLTDSVETALKLADGLVILNVPETEDRLFSEHFACHECGISLAEIEPRLFSFNSPYGACPVCSGLGTQLEIDPEKVVPDDSISVMKGAIKPWGVPRGHWYYAQILSVADHYGEDLTKPFVKLSKKFRDIVLYGSGKTSIRFKYTSASGRARGEYYGPFEGVIPNLERRHRQTESQEIRTWIEGFMRSMPCHECNGARLKKEALAITFRGKNINDITVMSVDEALTFFNSLELRENEELIARQILKEIKQRLGFMNNVGLDYITINRTTGTLSGGEAQRIRLATQIGSQLVGVLYILDEPSIGLHQRDNKRLLSTLLSLRDLGNTVLVVEHDRETMENADYIVDLGPGAGVHGGKVVAYGPPSFIKSSSSLTGLYLSDRAKIRMPANRRMGNGQKLTLKGATGNNLKSITVDIPLGQFICVTGVSGSGKSTLINQTLFPTLSTKLMRSSMDSLPYKNIQGLEHIDKVISIDQSPIGRTPRSNPATYTGLFTPLRDLFSQIPEAKARGYKPGRFSFNVKGGRCERCQGAGIIKIEMHFLPDVYVPCEECKGRRYNRETLDIRFMGLTIADVLDLTCDEALDTFQNIPVLHRKLKTLKDVGLGYIHLGQQATTLSGGEAQRIKLASELSRVSTGRTIYILDEPTTGLHFADVEMLLGVLARLVDMGNTVIVIEHNMDVIKCADYIIDLGPEGGDRGGTIVARGTPEEIIRIKESYTGQYLKREIESLACTE; from the coding sequence ATGAACACCAAAGACAGCATCTTCGTCAAGGGCGCACGCGAGCATAACCTCAAGAATATAGACGTCACCATTCCCCGTAACACGCTCACCGTCATCACCGGTCTTTCGGGCTCTGGGAAATCGTCTCTTGCCTTCGATACGATCTATGCAGAGGGTCAGCGGCGGTATGTGGAAAGCCTGTCCGCATATGCCCGTCAGTTCCTCGGGCTCATGGAGAAACCCGATGTGGAATACATCGACGGGCTTTCACCAGCCATTTCGATCGAGCAGAGCAAGGGTTCCCACAATCCGCGCTCAACGGTTGGTACGGTGACGGAAATCTATGACTACCTGCGGCTCATGTTCGCGCGGCTCGGTGTACCGCACTGCCCCAATTGCGGCAGGGAAATCAGCCAGCAGACCCCGCAGCAGATCGTGGACGAGGTCATGTCACTCCCGGAGGACACCCGTATCCAGATACTTGCACCCCTTGTGAGGGGGCGAAAAGGCGAATACCGCGATGTTTTCAAACGAGCGCAGGCGGACGGCTATATCCGCGCCAGGGTGGACGGCGAGATCAGGAGTCTTGAAGAGGAGATTATTCTTGATAAGAATATAAAACACACCATCGAAGTCGTCATCGACCGTCTCATGGTATCCAACAAGATACGGACACGGCTTACCGATTCGGTCGAGACCGCTCTTAAGCTTGCGGACGGGCTTGTCATACTCAACGTACCCGAAACCGAGGACCGTCTCTTCAGCGAGCACTTCGCCTGCCATGAATGCGGGATAAGCCTTGCCGAAATCGAACCGCGGCTTTTCAGCTTCAACAGCCCGTACGGTGCTTGCCCCGTATGTTCGGGTCTCGGAACCCAGCTTGAGATCGACCCCGAAAAGGTTGTCCCCGATGACTCTATCTCTGTTATGAAAGGCGCAATAAAACCGTGGGGAGTCCCCCGCGGCCACTGGTATTACGCTCAGATTCTCAGTGTAGCGGATCACTACGGCGAAGACCTCACGAAACCGTTTGTGAAACTGTCGAAGAAATTTCGCGATATCGTGCTGTACGGTTCGGGTAAAACATCGATCAGATTCAAGTATACAAGCGCGAGCGGCCGCGCACGGGGTGAGTATTACGGCCCGTTCGAAGGTGTCATTCCCAATCTCGAACGCCGCCACCGTCAGACCGAGTCGCAGGAAATCCGGACATGGATCGAGGGTTTCATGCGTTCGATGCCCTGCCACGAATGTAATGGCGCACGCTTGAAAAAAGAAGCGCTGGCAATCACATTCAGGGGCAAAAATATCAACGACATAACGGTAATGTCGGTCGACGAGGCGCTCACATTTTTCAATTCTCTCGAACTCCGGGAAAACGAGGAACTGATCGCCCGTCAGATACTCAAGGAAATCAAGCAGCGGCTCGGATTCATGAACAATGTGGGGCTCGACTATATCACCATCAACCGGACGACCGGTACCCTTTCCGGCGGCGAAGCCCAGCGCATAAGGCTCGCTACCCAGATCGGCAGCCAGCTTGTCGGGGTGCTCTACATTCTCGATGAACCCTCCATCGGTCTCCACCAGCGTGACAACAAAAGACTGCTCAGCACATTGCTTTCCCTGAGAGACCTCGGAAACACAGTCCTCGTCGTCGAGCACGACCGTGAAACCATGGAGAACGCCGATTACATCGTCGATCTGGGTCCGGGTGCCGGTGTACACGGCGGAAAAGTGGTAGCTTACGGGCCGCCTTCCTTTATCAAGAGCTCATCGTCGCTCACCGGACTTTACCTTTCGGACAGGGCAAAAATCCGGATGCCGGCAAACCGCCGCATGGGGAATGGCCAGAAATTGACACTCAAGGGCGCGACTGGAAACAACCTCAAGTCCATTACAGTCGATATTCCGCTCGGACAGTTCATCTGTGTAACGGGCGTTTCCGGATCGGGGAAATCGACCCTTATCAACCAGACGCTCTTTCCCACTCTCTCCACAAAACTCATGCGGTCGAGCATGGATTCGCTGCCGTATAAAAATATTCAGGGACTTGAACATATAGATAAAGTCATCAGTATCGATCAGTCCCCCATCGGCAGGACACCCCGATCGAATCCGGCAACCTACACCGGGCTTTTCACACCGCTTAGAGACCTGTTCAGCCAGATACCCGAGGCAAAAGCGAGGGGATACAAACCCGGGCGGTTTTCGTTCAATGTCAAGGGAGGACGGTGCGAGCGATGCCAGGGCGCAGGCATCATCAAGATCGAAATGCATTTTCTGCCCGATGTATATGTACCATGCGAGGAATGCAAGGGACGGCGATACAACCGTGAAACGCTCGACATACGGTTCATGGGCCTTACTATCGCCGATGTCCTCGATTTAACCTGCGATGAGGCTCTCGATACATTTCAGAATATACCTGTCCTGCACCGTAAGCTCAAAACCCTGAAAGACGTGGGGCTCGGCTACATTCATCTCGGCCAGCAGGCGACGACGCTTTCCGGAGGCGAAGCCCAGCGTATTAAGCTGGCGAGCGAGCTTTCACGGGTCAGTACCGGGAGAACGATCTACATTCTCGACGAGCCGACAACAGGACTTCATTTCGCAGATGTGGAGATGCTTCTCGGTGTCCTCGCGCGGCTTGTGGATATGGGAAACACGGTCATCGTGATCGAGCATAACATGGATGTGATCAAATGCGCCGATTACATCATCGATCTCGGTCCGGAAGGCGGAGACCGTGGTGGAACGATAGTCGCCAGAGGCACTCCCGAAGAAATCATCCGGATCAAAGAATCATATACCGGTCAGTATTTGAAAAGGGAGATTGAAAGTCTGGCATGTACGGAATGA
- a CDS encoding RNA polymerase sigma factor — translation MVLKSGISESVDIWDKGWPQTPEELGMLVDAFGDKLVLTAFRRVGNLSDAEDVVQEVFVRVYTERLKRSKILHVKPYLYTMVINMCTDLLRKRKRPESYFDSLSPDEISHNGSNPHEITVAREELFRIEKLLGRLPKAQADVVRLRVFEELRLSEIAEVVGCSLDTVNSRLRYGFRKLRKIVAKGNI, via the coding sequence ATGGTTTTAAAATCCGGAATATCCGAATCCGTGGATATATGGGACAAGGGATGGCCGCAGACACCCGAGGAACTGGGAATGCTTGTCGATGCATTTGGTGATAAACTGGTGCTCACCGCTTTTCGGCGAGTCGGTAATCTCAGCGATGCGGAAGATGTGGTGCAGGAGGTTTTTGTCCGTGTATATACCGAACGCTTAAAACGGTCGAAGATACTTCATGTGAAACCATATCTTTACACAATGGTAATCAATATGTGTACCGATTTATTGCGTAAGCGCAAACGGCCGGAGTCGTATTTCGACTCGCTGTCTCCCGATGAAATCTCACACAATGGCAGCAATCCCCATGAAATAACCGTTGCCAGGGAAGAACTGTTCCGGATTGAAAAGCTTTTGGGACGATTGCCCAAAGCTCAGGCTGATGTTGTCCGTCTCAGGGTATTCGAGGAACTCCGTCTGAGTGAAATTGCCGAAGTAGTCGGCTGCTCGCTCGATACTGTCAATTCACGGTTACGGTATGGATTCAGAAAATTGAGAAAGATAGTTGCAAAGGGGAACATATAA
- a CDS encoding response regulator transcription factor yields MLYVVIIEDNKVAADLLREYIESEDVKVSALYTSGEDALKSIPSAPLPDVLLVDIGLPGISGIEVTRTLKKEFPGLEIIIQTVFEDTATIIDSIKAGASGYILKASSREEIIRALNEVKKGGSFLSGKVARKILHEFKDSEKSAATGNGLECYSLTTREEEILDNLVHGASYKEISSKLDISVHTVNNHIRKIYEKMRVHSRGEAVARAIESSVERQNDKNS; encoded by the coding sequence ATGCTGTATGTAGTTATCATCGAAGATAACAAGGTGGCTGCGGACCTTCTCAGGGAATACATCGAGAGTGAGGATGTGAAGGTCAGCGCTCTGTATACTTCCGGAGAAGATGCTCTCAAATCAATACCGTCTGCACCACTTCCCGATGTGCTTCTTGTCGATATCGGTCTTCCCGGAATATCGGGAATCGAGGTAACCCGGACACTCAAGAAAGAGTTTCCCGGGCTGGAAATCATCATTCAGACAGTTTTCGAGGACACGGCGACCATTATAGATTCCATTAAAGCCGGCGCTTCGGGTTATATTCTCAAAGCCTCATCTCGTGAGGAAATTATCCGGGCGCTCAATGAGGTGAAAAAAGGCGGTTCTTTTCTTTCGGGCAAGGTCGCGCGGAAAATTCTCCATGAATTCAAGGACAGTGAAAAGAGCGCTGCAACGGGTAACGGGCTCGAATGTTATTCCCTGACGACTCGTGAGGAGGAGATACTTGATAATCTTGTTCACGGAGCATCATATAAGGAAATCTCATCTAAACTCGATATAAGTGTTCATACCGTCAACAATCATATACGCAAGATTTACGAGAAGATGAGGGTTCATTCGAGAGGAGAGGCAGTAGCGCGGGCGATCGAATCATCTGTGGAGCGGCAGAATGATAAAAATAGTTAA
- a CDS encoding histidine kinase codes for MNKKLYVGLSIIPFLVAFLGISTLTQAPYTGLTYELKDGTWYISSVSPKGPAGNIPECTDAEIVAIEDFELESFDLVEDFDYIPDRESLNHWWKAQTYFSRHVKPDKPLVLRLKNGDVYSSAEIVPVRLPVAEILYRVGMMFFLGLFSLIIGLVVVLKKPGDVRARSFFYMVFSVALIFVTFGSYTSRDTAFNITIFSVLRIINIFAFVYFPVLFFHFCCLFPREKKLVTYRFFTPVLYTIPIIVTVLYQPRISYLSLNFLFMAGLASGVGLFIYSYATSKSPHERYQIRWVLGGVGVFSVVFMMTTFIPILVTGQRLFSDRVPSLFFILIPLSMAFAITKYHLMDIDTIFDNSVIYFLTLCILAGLDVGVISTLARLKNLALAIKEPFATVIALWLVVLAYIPVRNNINKGVKRILRRDIYDSLEVSIRLSNKLLAAHNAKTVVDAAVETVIGILHPKGISAYIYGKENDREVAVPYFGECEDSLITLAIKAREYKEPCPLYMIDSEFGKLPEVYTDGVIVTLRTSAGTLGCLLLKNKESGRLYTRQDINLLKTLASQTSMAIESIFLKEESEHRRHEALRERERISREIHDGIGSSFSNALMLINLFDKDADEDKGRSERLKNLKSLLSGGLTELRDLIWTIEEDEYRLGDLISHIQEKAGTILGCENIPFHFEIDVEHESLALPAMVRLNIIRIVQESLANVIKHAEAAKVDIRIKNTAQQLRITIADNGRGYDAEQNRTGSYGLRNMKKRCEEMGGIFFCTSAPGKGTEIIISLQVPQSD; via the coding sequence TTGAATAAAAAGTTATATGTGGGATTGAGCATAATACCATTCCTTGTGGCTTTTCTTGGAATTTCCACGCTGACACAGGCACCCTATACCGGTCTGACGTATGAATTGAAAGACGGGACATGGTATATATCATCGGTTTCCCCAAAAGGTCCTGCCGGGAATATACCTGAGTGTACAGACGCGGAAATTGTCGCCATAGAGGATTTCGAGCTCGAATCGTTCGATCTCGTAGAGGACTTCGATTATATACCCGACCGGGAGTCGCTCAATCACTGGTGGAAAGCACAGACATACTTTTCCCGGCATGTAAAACCGGACAAGCCGCTTGTACTCAGACTCAAAAACGGCGATGTATACAGCTCTGCAGAAATTGTGCCTGTCCGCTTGCCTGTGGCTGAAATTCTTTACAGAGTCGGGATGATGTTCTTTCTCGGGCTTTTTTCACTGATAATCGGTCTTGTGGTTGTTTTGAAAAAGCCCGGTGATGTGCGCGCCCGTTCTTTTTTTTACATGGTGTTCTCCGTTGCGCTCATATTTGTAACCTTCGGAAGTTATACATCCCGCGATACAGCTTTCAATATCACTATTTTCAGTGTATTACGAATCATAAACATTTTCGCGTTCGTTTATTTCCCCGTCCTGTTTTTTCATTTCTGCTGCCTCTTCCCCCGTGAAAAAAAGCTGGTTACATACCGGTTTTTTACACCGGTTCTTTATACGATCCCGATTATCGTAACCGTTCTCTATCAGCCGCGTATTTCATACCTGTCGCTCAATTTCCTGTTCATGGCCGGGCTTGCCTCCGGTGTGGGTTTATTCATATACAGTTACGCCACATCGAAATCTCCCCATGAACGGTATCAGATACGGTGGGTTTTGGGGGGAGTAGGAGTATTTTCAGTCGTATTCATGATGACGACATTTATACCGATCCTTGTCACGGGACAACGGCTTTTCAGCGACAGGGTTCCGAGCCTGTTTTTTATTCTGATACCACTCTCAATGGCTTTCGCCATAACAAAATATCATCTCATGGATATCGACACCATATTCGATAACTCGGTTATCTATTTTCTCACACTCTGTATTCTTGCGGGACTCGATGTGGGAGTCATCAGTACGCTCGCCCGTCTTAAAAATCTGGCTCTTGCTATCAAGGAACCCTTCGCGACGGTGATAGCGCTCTGGTTGGTTGTTCTTGCTTACATTCCCGTAAGGAATAATATAAACAAAGGCGTAAAAAGGATACTGAGACGTGATATTTATGATTCCCTGGAAGTATCTATCAGGCTGAGCAACAAACTCCTGGCCGCTCACAATGCAAAAACCGTGGTGGATGCGGCTGTTGAAACGGTAATCGGAATCCTACATCCCAAAGGTATTTCGGCTTATATATACGGTAAAGAAAACGACAGGGAAGTCGCTGTTCCTTATTTCGGAGAATGTGAAGATTCACTCATAACGCTTGCGATAAAAGCCCGAGAATATAAAGAACCATGTCCGCTCTACATGATCGATTCGGAGTTCGGAAAACTACCTGAGGTATATACAGATGGGGTTATCGTTACCCTGCGCACATCGGCAGGTACGCTCGGGTGCCTTCTGCTCAAGAACAAAGAGTCGGGCAGACTGTATACCCGCCAGGATATAAACCTCCTCAAAACACTTGCCAGCCAGACATCAATGGCCATTGAAAGCATCTTTCTCAAGGAGGAAAGCGAGCACCGTCGGCATGAAGCTCTTCGCGAGCGCGAAAGAATATCTAGGGAAATACACGATGGTATCGGCAGCAGTTTCAGCAACGCCTTAATGCTGATAAATCTCTTTGATAAGGATGCCGATGAGGATAAAGGCAGATCGGAGCGCCTGAAGAATCTGAAAAGTCTTCTTTCCGGGGGTCTCACCGAACTTCGCGATCTCATCTGGACAATCGAAGAAGACGAGTACAGGCTCGGCGACCTCATTTCTCATATACAGGAGAAGGCAGGAACAATACTCGGTTGTGAAAACATTCCATTCCATTTCGAGATCGATGTCGAACATGAGTCTCTGGCACTGCCGGCAATGGTAAGGCTCAACATTATCCGTATCGTTCAGGAATCACTGGCAAATGTAATCAAGCACGCCGAGGCCGCCAAGGTTGATATCAGAATAAAAAACACTGCTCAGCAGTTGAGAATCACGATAGCCGATAACGGCAGGGGTTATGATGCGGAACAGAACCGGACCGGAAGCTATGGACTGAGAAACATGAAAAAACGGTGTGAAGAGATGGGAGGAATATTTTTTTGCACTTCCGCTCCCGGCAAGGGAACGGAAATTATCATTTCACTTCAGGTTCCGCAATCGGATTAA